ATAATCTTTTGTTTGACACTTTGTGAGAGCTCATCAAAGTAAAGGCACTGTTAGGATTTATTAAAAAGCCTTATGtaaagaaaaggttttttttaaaggtagtaaatgcacaaaaaaatcagtAGACCAACAATGAAATTGCTGACAACATGTGCTCACTGTAGGAGTATTTGCACGGGATGTCATCCCTCCAAGGACCTGCTTTGGACCAATGGTCGGCCAGCATTGCAGCAATGTGGATCTGTCCGATTGGCCAGAAAAGGACACGCCTCAGATTTGGAAGGTCAGTGCAGTGGCTCTCGGGTGACCTGCGATTTTCTTAATAATTGGTGCAAAACCATGTTAAGTGGATGAAGATGAGCCACTTTCTCTGTCGCAGATGTATCACAACAACGTGCTGGAATTCTACATCGTCACAACGGACGAGAATGAAAGCAACTGGATGATGTTTGTCCGCAAGGCGAGGTATGTCGCAGACTAcctggtgtttttttcactttagcCAATAAGTTAATCAAGAATTATTTGCTTGCCGTTTGTATTCAGGACTCGTGAGGAGCAGAACCTGGTGGCATACCCTGCCAACGGTAAACTCTTTTTCTGTACAACCACAGAGATCCACCCGGACCAAGAGCTGCTTTTCTATTACAGCCGAGACTACTGCAGGATGATGGGTGAGACGGCAGATGAGGGAACATCCATAGTTCTGCCTATGCGATACTTATCCATAAATTGACCATTTCCCCCAActtttgttcctctgcaggTGTTCCTCAGGTGCCCGAGGGCCAGATCTGCCAGTGTGGAAAAGAGTGCTCCTCCTTCTCTGAGCTCAAGTCTCATCTCGGCAGCCATAACAGCAACCACAGCCATACTCAAGATCCACACAGCCACAGCCCATCACATCCGGACCattcgcagcagcagcagctacaacaacaacaacaacaacaacaacaacaacaacaacagcggcaACAAGAGCAGCAACCtcagcaacagcaacacactCACCAGGAAGAGAAGCTGACCAATGGGACCTCTAGCTCTTCGTCCTCACCGTGGCCCTGCCATGCTCACGCTGcgggacaaacaaacaatgacaacaataacaacagcatgagcagcagcagcagaggcagcgctaATAGAAACTCTAGTAATGTTAATTCAAGAGCAAAAGGACAGGGCCACGTGCGGGAGAAGAAATTCAAGTGCAGCATGTGCTCGCGAGCTTTCATCACGTCCACCAAGCTCAACGTGCACTTCATGGGGCACGTGGGGATGAAGCCTCACAAGTGTGAATACTGCAGCAAGGCCTTCAGCGACCCCAGCAACCTCAGGATGCACCTCAAGATTCACACAGGTACGTACCAGGATGATGGACGTAGAAACTGGGGTGGGAAGTTTTCTTTGGCATAAGGGgtttgataatgataatgtagaaatcattatttctttttttttaatgaaaatatggACCACAATATCagtatcaaaaatatttgactcCCTAATATTGGCATCAGCCCCCCAAAATCCATCCATCGGTTACGCTGTCACAAAAACTCACCTAAGTATAGAGGAGAATTTTCTGTTCCTTAAGACGTTGTTTAACAATGTGCAACAGGACATAAGcatcacaaaaaaagataatactTTAGCTTCACAAAGAACTAGTGTAGCACTTGGAGACCGATGCCACTATCGCATCTGTCCGTCGAATAACTGTTCCTTGTCACAGGTCAGAAGAACTATCGGTGCACAGTTTGCGAGAAGTCGTTCACGCAGAAGTCCCACGTGGCGTCGCACATGCTCATCCACACCGGAGCGGAGAAGCTCAAGTGTGACCTCTGCGACCGGGCTTTCATCAGGAAGCACGACCTGAAGCAGCACATGTTCTCTCACACGCAGTACGTGACTTATTTCATTGTATCGTATAGAGAAGCTTTTTCAGATTAACGAATCGAGcaccttgttttttgttttgttttctcccccacAGCGAGCGGCGCATACAGTGTCCAAAGTGCAACAAAGACTTCCTCAAGACCAACCACCTGAAGAAGCACATGAACTCTCACGAGGGTCGCAGAGACTTTGTCTGCGAGAAATGCCACAAAGCTTTCCTCACCAAATACCACCTCACCCGTCACCTCAAGATATGCAAGGGGCCCAAGTCGGAAAGAGCGTCCCGCAAGGGGCGGGATatagacgaggaagaggaggaggaggaggaggaggaggatgatgacgaagaagacagcaggggaggaggagaaggaggagagagattggATGACTCTGCCACTAATGAAGACTGTGGTTTAGATGTTGGAGGATATAACTCTGAAAAGTCGCTGTCGCCGCCTCATTGACGACACTGTGcctctttaaaatgtcttgtttgtttatttattcactaCAAGGCCGATGTTTACCTCTAGTTTTTGCCAAATGTCTACAATATTTATTGTAACATCATAATCAATTGCCACATTTGACATAATTAAACTATGAAAAATCTGATATTTGTGTTTCTCATAAGAATAACGGTGCTTCGACAACAATCTTCATATCACAAAGACCTGACTATTTTTCCGTAgctattcttttcttcttttttcatttaactaaAGCCTGTGCAATACTATCGGTTGATGGAATTCCTATAAGCTAGCGTTAATAATTGTCCTTCAATCTGACTGTGTGTACGCCTGatcttttcattgttttccttAACGTTGGTCGTGATTTCTGATGCCGTGTTCTCACGTTAGAGACCTGATCCTAATGTAATGGCTAAATGCTCTGGGCttttactctttatttattaaaaacaggttttatttttgtctttaatgtcaACTGCCTGTGTGAATGGAAATGAGCCTCTTGCAAACAGGCGTCTGGGCTTTATCGTGATAGTCCTCCTTGTGTGAATGTTGACTAAACCAATTATAGCTTCCATCATATCTTTTGcataatgttttaataaattaacatttataGCTGCTTTATGTTGTTGGTGGTTGAGTTTAAAGTTTTAGTCTTTGACTCCTGTTAGGTTTGTATCATAGTTCATCTTGTTATATTCAACACATGATATTATAAACCAGCAAGAGATAGCGCCCCCACATGGTCATGTAAATAACTCTCATAACCTCCTGTGAGTGATAATACAGTATGTAGCATTTTCCTATTGCATGTGGTTGTACTGTACCTAGCCTAAAATACTTTTCAGATACCTTGGTCCCTCTAAATGTAAAAATCTAGATGAAGTTATCAGAGGATGAAATGAATAATTGGGTAGTAGTTTAAGACTTTAAGAAAATCAGGAAGTTATTGATATGTATTTGATATGCTGATATATGTTTTATGTAATATCTTATTCTCAAAAACAACTAGCCGTCATAAATGTAGTGGGgtagatgtaaaaaaataactgcatcAAATAGAATTTAAGAAATTATTGCACATGTGTACCgaggtacagtatatacagtccCGGTTTTCAACCAACTTAACTATGTTCAAACGATGCGCCATGCTTGCACCACTGATTTGTCTGTACATCTTTCAATCATTGTCGTTGCCAAGGCTGATGCTGTTTTAATCAATAGAAAAACTATCAACAATGCactgcaggtcaaaggtcaacactGATTGGTTTGTACATGTGTCAAACAATCTCAGCGCGAGGCTGTTGGTTAGGTTCGCTGTCATGCCGAAAAGAAAGGTCATGTTTTCCAAAGTGGGAAAGTGTTAATGTTCATTGCCGATATATAGAAAAAAGATATAGAATAAAGATAAATGTTACTCCTTGAtctatttttaagaaaataGCCTAAATGAATTGAGTTTCTGCCACGTGATTGGCTGATATTTTCTTCAAAGGAACTCTCGGCCAATCACGTGGCAGAAACTTCCTTCAAAGCAATGGACATTAACGTATTAAGACAAAAGtttcaagaaaatgaaaataatccttctCAGGAGAATAAACAGTCAAAAtatcattaattaaaaaaacattttttaactaaGCTATATTTAGCAAGAGCTGTGTCACCCaacttttgttttacatgaCCATATAACTTCTACACGTGATAGTACTGTAGTCTGTAGTTTGGTCTAGCTGTGCGAGACTTGTACTGTAGTAATACTACAGAAAATCAAATTGTGGTTGCAAGGAAGTGAAACTAGTGGAggcattcatttttgaaaaattaaagatTCTTCATTCAGGTACTCTAAACTTCATGTGATACCTACTGTATTTACACCACCAGCCAGCATTGGTCAGCGTCTCCTGCGTCCTGGCAGACAGGACCCTGTGgctaactttttaaaatgttattcctCCACGTTTCTGTACAATCTCTTACAAGTAATGGTTCACATTTTCACTGGCTGCAGTGGTTGTGAAATAGAAATGCAAATCAATATAAAGGGAGTTTATAACCTGTTGTCTGATTTTAAGTGAGGGCCTTGCACACACTGATGCCGGGTGCAGGCTGCAGCTGAGAGCACTCGGGATGAGTGGGGCTGGAGAGCACACGGACATCCTGTCAGTGGCAGACGTGGTCAGAGGCAGATGGAAAGTGGTGAGGGTCATTTCAGCAACTCCACATCTGCGTCTGTGCTTTTGGGTTGACGATGATGAATATTCTCTCTGTACCGTCAGGCGAGGAAGATCGGCGGAGGCGGGTTTGGGGAGATCTACGAGGTCTCAGACCAGTTGAGCCGGGCCACTGTCGCTCTGAAGGTGGCGCCTGCTCAGCAGCCCAAACAGGTGCTGAGGATGGAGGTGGCCGTGCTGAAGAAGCTTCAGGGTGAGTGACCCATCCGTAGGGCCCTGTCAGTGATGGAGGAGTTCAAAATTCACCAAGAACTACTGTGACACACACTTGGTAATGACCAGATCATGATCAGTCTGTCGGCCTAGTTTGGAGATGATGTCCTGGAGTCCAAAGGGTGTCTGAAGATgttgaaaagtttttaaaaactactGTATGTAGTAACCACCCTCCAAAAAAAGGCATCAGAAAGGacttgaatactttttttttcctgtatgcCACATAGGTCATGTTAATTACAAGGTCTTGAAGTGTCTGTCAATCTAACTATTgacatataaataaatcaacatatgtatatatttctttgacAGGCAAAGACCACGTGTGTCACTTCGTGGGCTGTGGCAGGAACGATCTCTTCAACTATGTGGTGATGGAACTCCAGGTAGGATATAACCAATAAATGCTGGTCAAGTATTTATTTCTGCTTCCGAAACTACACGCTTCCGAAACCACACGCTCACAAACACTGACTTCCTTTCCGAAGGGGAGGAATCTGGCAGATTTGCGCAGAACCCTGAGCCCCTGTGCCTTTTCCATCTCTACGACCCTGAGACTTGGCAAGCAGATTTTAGAGGCCATCGAGAGCATCCACTCTGTGGGCTTCCTGCACCGCGACATCAAACCGGTAAGTCGACCCGGAAAACCCACGATGGTTTACACATTTGTTGTCATCGTGTCTGTCAGTTAACTGTTTCATTTgagcttgtttgtgttcatctctGTCCAGTCTAACTTTGCAATGGGAAGACTGGCCAGTACCTCCAGATGCTGCTACATGCTGGACTTCGGTTTGGCCCGCCAGTTTACTAACTCCAGCCAGGAAGTCCGTCCAGTAAGTATCCTGTGTCAGCTTCCTGAAattactgttttttcttgttaaatcTGCAATCCAATTAATTACCTATCCTCTGGAAGTGCTCAGGCTGAGACCTGTTaaagatttttgtctttttgttcacGCTTATGTTTAAGCCTGATGGTCAAAGCCGTCACCGAGGGCGTGTAAATTTGGTGTAAAGGACAACTAATGTGTTATTTGTTTTCCAGTCACTCTTTTTCAATCCTACCACGTGTTTCAGCCTCGTCCTGTGGCAGGATTTCGGGGAACCGTGCGATATGCTTCGATCAACGCTCACAAGAATAAGGTGATACTGGTTCCTAAGGCACACTCTCACTGCAGTCCAGTGTTTCCATTGACTTCTAGTTTACTCTCCTCCTCGCCATTGTGTTGTGTGCGAATCTGCAGGAGATGGGTCGTCACGATGACCTGTGGTCCCTCTTCTACATGCTGGTCGAATTCATGGTTGGTGAACTTCCCTGGAGGAAAATTGAAGACAGAGTATGTGCCTGCCTCTCTGATACTTTAGGCACtgcagatttttcatttttttatttaaagcatgtgcatgtgtatcaACTGAAATTCCCATTTCCCCCCGATCTCAGGAACAGGTAGGAAATCTCAAAGAGACGTACGTCCATCGACTCATGCTGAAGCACCTTCCCCCAGAGTTCAGCGCTTTCCTGGATCATATCTTGACCTTGGACTACTACACTAAGCCTGACTATGAGGTAAGCAGTCTTTTGTTTATTATCCAGTGTACATGTATTGTTTATTCCTCTGCAGCTGTCAAACACTGatgcctgctttttttttcctctttgtctgcgACAGCTCCTGATGTCAGTGTTTGACAGTGCCATGATGAGCCACAACGTGCTGGAGAACGACCGTTACGACTGGGAGAAGTGTGATTCGGAGGACGTGCCGGCTGTTGCGGACGCAGCAACCACCCCTCGGGTGCTCTCTCGTCTCACGCCAGCAAACTTGTACGGCGTCAGATTGCTCGCTTTAATAATGAGAGCGCACACGCGTTACAAACGAGCACAGGAACAGGAACTGAGAGAGTGAAAACAGAGCGTGAGGGGgcaaaaaatgtgtgttgtggtgaataAACCTGTTCCCACCGCCGTATACAAGTTGTGATAGATCACATGCCTCAGGGTCACAGTGGAGTCtcttctgtgaaaaaaaagaatcaaaacaagcaaacatAAGCGGTGAGTACAGGCTGGAAGAAGCACGGGCTTCTCAGGAGGAAAACTTTTGCCTCTATCCTCTCAACACATTGCCATCACCTGAAACAGCCACCAAGGGGGTAGATAGGCTGACTGTGACTGAATGAACCATCACTGAAACTGAGTTTGAATTACTCTGCACCcttgaacaaaaatatattaattacaGATTGTAGTTTCATGCATTTCTGCTCTGGTTtacatatttctatttttataggTTGTGTATCttatcataaataaaagaaaaaaagaaacagctggaTAGCCCAAagtatgttttaatgtttattttatttgtttgtttgttttttaatttatgggCCACACACAGATACCTCATGTATTAAAGTCCTATAGGCCACAAGATATTTCTAGGTCTACCTTGTTTTGGTGGGGGGGCTGACAAAGAATGTGTCACATCAGTGCAGGTCACCGaactgataataaataaatgaatatgttcTATTACACCAATGCAAtacgtgtgttttgttttcactggtgttatgtaattacatttttcaaataaagttttGGTTGATATTGGGAGACAAGGTTTTTTCGTCTGCTGCGGAGCTGTCCATGGTGTTGAAAGTTGCGCCGATGAAAGCTCAAATTGTACTATAAGCTCACGTATGTGGGTttgcagtaaaataaatgttaccAGTTTGGTAGGTTTGAAAATATGGTCactataaatgtatttaatatgtATGTAGTCACTTTACTCGCCCGACCAGCCGTATAACTTTCGTCATCTGTTTACAAATaagataataattaaaaatatatagtcAATCATTTACTAGATTAAATCataacattataaaaaatgtatttacacttTATTATTGAAAAAGAGAATTAGCGCAACACTTAGCACCTCCTAGATTTAACTATGCCAGTAAAgcaaggcagaaaataaaatctttcaTATGGAACAGAATGAAGACACATTGGCAAAAATGAATTCAGTGGAACCTGAATAACTCTGGTTTTTATCatgtataaatactgtatatctacAAAATATACGACTATACTCAAGGATATAGGTGATACCTAATTAAGTCAGTTGGTGGCGATAAGGCTCCACATGGTCGCAACTCGCCAGcgaaacaagaagaagaatactTTCCTGTTACCGGAAGTAGATACTGTAACTTCCGGTTAAGTACAAACGATGCAGCGCCGCGGTTGTCATTCACTTGAGCGTGGTAGGAAttatctgtctttcttttccccgTGTGTACTTTACTTGTGTATTCTTCATGCTAAACTATTGCATTATATATTCCATGTAGTGAAGGTAAATATAAACGGAACCTTACGTTTTCTGCTAATTCTCTCTTGTTTATTTGTTAGCTTGCTAATTGTAGCTTAACGTTTAGCGACAAGCTGAGGTATCCGGGCAGTTATCAGGCCACACAGTCTCACTCCATGTCCCgattaataacaaacaaacacgcttTACGtgattgacctttttttttagattgtttaaaaaaaaatgttttttccgtTTTTCTCACCTTCGATGTTAATctgatttcatgttttgtccttctgaagcactttgtgactgtGTGCCTGTCTGGTAAAGGTGCTGTATAAATGAACACgttgttttcctctgctccGTGTCTCAGCCTGAACAGTGTGGTCGCATCATGTTGACCCCGCAGAAGGAGGGGATACCCAGTATGATAGACAGTGcgctgaggatgaggagggaggagcaggcTCGACAGGTGGTCCTCGCCTGGGCTGTGCTCAACGTGTCTCTAGCTGGCATGATCTACACTGAAATGTAAGTTGTTCCACATTACACCTGAAACCCTCAATACGTCTGACCGACAACCCTGCAGACCTATATAGCAGGTGTAAGAGGGGCAAAGGagcatttttatatttcaaatggaATATAATCGTGAAATTTTAAAGTATCTGGGCcccttttataaaaaaaacgtACGGACAAGGATTTATCTCATGTTGGACAAGGCTGGGTAAAGTTTATTTAAGCTGAATCTTGAATAtgtagatactgtatataacacATACAAGAAGGTAGAGCATTATGCGTGTTGAATATTTCGATATTTTTATGTTCCCCTTatatgtttctttaaaaaaaattcaaattatttcacAATTGTTGCCACGGAAGTTAATTAGATATggttatttaaaatatttttattacattacagAATTGCAGcacatatttgtattatttttacaaaatttaaaaaaagtatgttGTTCCCAGCTCAGTAACTTCCCCTCTCTATTTGTAATGTAGTACTGATGTACTGCCCCTCTGCCTCCC
This region of Scophthalmus maximus strain ysfricsl-2021 chromosome 12, ASM2237912v1, whole genome shotgun sequence genomic DNA includes:
- the prdm4 gene encoding PR domain zinc finger protein 4 — protein: MRGGRAVCCHGPVHGRVVLGDENESTVRQDTVTGGHRLLNSRMNDMNLSPVGMDQLSVPSVSAGHLGLPASPTHNPIPAPGMPVAIPSLGPSLGSLPSALSLMLPMGPLSDRGVMCGLPERNYSLPPPPYPHLESSYFRHILPGILSYLADRPPPQYIHPSSLNMDGTLSVASNNPSGLDPYSGPGGPLEQGLVPMDSRQVSGQGDLHQSGAHHELDSTGLAMESRVSSPMSPDRMGEDLGTMDGVSDTQQQLGGGRQPQPHEGLTGVDSSGRVLPLNGPPVLELPVVMEPDHMGGRVGNAGGGAGGLGEQLHSNGELSSGVVSVVLTGSMANQGQLEPVPLHGHSGMGLESVNVSTITAEVTLGPENNLVLVNSTLQLEDSTSNKENMVTAYTIWCTLCERSYSSDCPEHGPVTFIPDAPIQSRARLSLPRPLCLRISVADEPLGVFARDVIPPRTCFGPMVGQHCSNVDLSDWPEKDTPQIWKMYHNNVLEFYIVTTDENESNWMMFVRKARTREEQNLVAYPANGKLFFCTTTEIHPDQELLFYYSRDYCRMMGVPQVPEGQICQCGKECSSFSELKSHLGSHNSNHSHTQDPHSHSPSHPDHSQQQQLQQQQQQQQQQQQQRQQEQQPQQQQHTHQEEKLTNGTSSSSSSPWPCHAHAAGQTNNDNNNNSMSSSSRGSANRNSSNVNSRAKGQGHVREKKFKCSMCSRAFITSTKLNVHFMGHVGMKPHKCEYCSKAFSDPSNLRMHLKIHTGQKNYRCTVCEKSFTQKSHVASHMLIHTGAEKLKCDLCDRAFIRKHDLKQHMFSHTHERRIQCPKCNKDFLKTNHLKKHMNSHEGRRDFVCEKCHKAFLTKYHLTRHLKICKGPKSERASRKGRDIDEEEEEEEEEEDDDEEDSRGGGEGGERLDDSATNEDCGLDVGGYNSEKSLSPPH
- the LOC118289732 gene encoding tau-tubulin kinase 2-like; this translates as MSGAGEHTDILSVADVVRGRWKVARKIGGGGFGEIYEVSDQLSRATVALKVAPAQQPKQVLRMEVAVLKKLQGKDHVCHFVGCGRNDLFNYVVMELQGRNLADLRRTLSPCAFSISTTLRLGKQILEAIESIHSVGFLHRDIKPSNFAMGRLASTSRCCYMLDFGLARQFTNSSQEVRPPRPVAGFRGTVRYASINAHKNKEMGRHDDLWSLFYMLVEFMVGELPWRKIEDREQVGNLKETYVHRLMLKHLPPEFSAFLDHILTLDYYTKPDYELLMSVFDSAMMSHNVLENDRYDWEKCDSEDVPAVADAATTPRVLSRLTPANLYGVRLLALIMRAHTRYKRAQEQELRE